The Aeromicrobium yanjiei DNA segment AGTTGCGGTTCAGGTCGGTGCCGCGCAGCCGCCCGGCCGGGTTGTCGGCACAGGTGCCACCGCGACGGTCCGCCGGCGTCTGGACCGACGTCGAGCAGTTCTTGCGCTTCATCTCGTAGTCGAACGCGCTGAAGTCGCCCAGGGGTGCGGCAGTCCGGGAGACGACGAAGCCGTCGACGTTGACGACCGGGACGACGATGGTCCGCGAGCGCTGCACGATGCGACGCGTACGTCGGTCGGTGCGGTAGTTCTCGACCAGGTCGTAGGCGAACTCCATCGCGTGCTCCGCGGAGGGCCACTCGCGCGCGTGGTGGGCACCCAGCATCAAGAACGCCGGCTTGCCGTCGTTGACCTGACGGGCGTTGGTGGTGATCTCGATGCCGCGGACCGGGCGGCCCTCGATCGAGCGGTTGCGCAGCGTCAGCGGCTTCACCAGGTTGGGGTAGCGCTTCGCCAGCCGGGTCATCTCGCGGTTGTAGTCGTCGAGGTTGCGGTAGGCCGTGCGTCCGCTCGGAAGTGGCGACTGCGCGACCGCCTTGTCGTAGCGCCGGTCCTTGGCCTGGTTGGCCTCCGTCCGTGCCTGCAGGTCGGGGATCTTGACCTTCCAGTCGAAGCCGGCACCGCGGAGCCGGGCGGCGTCCTTGCTGCCGTGCAGCACGACCTCGACACCGGTGGCGTCGCCGTGCTCGGTCATGTCCAGCCCGAGCTTGCTGACCTTGGTCCGCGCCGCCGGGGTGGGTGCCTCGACGTGGACGACCTGGACCTTGCCGGTCTGGTCACGGCCGGAACCGACGAGCGGATCGTCGGGGGAGGCGTTCGCCTGGGTGGTCGCGAGCCCGGTCGCGACCAGGGTCAGGGCACCCAGCCCGGCGACGGCGGCGAGACGCCCCCGGCGTGGACGGTGTGCGGTGCGGGCAGGACGTGCGGGGTCGTTGGACATGGCTGCCTCCGAGGCGAGCGCCTCGAGAGATCGGATACCCCCCGAGACTCTTCTCGCAACCTAGGACTGCGGCCGCGAGATGGCAAGGGTCGAGGGATCAGCTGGTGGGGCCGAACTGCTCGACCCGCACGGTGTCGCTGCGCACACCTGCTTCGCCGAGGATGCGCCCGACGAAGCTGACGAAGCCGACCGAACCGCACACGTACGCCCGCTCGATGCCCTCCGCGAGGGGCACGATCTCCTCGGGGTAGATGTGCGCGGCGACCCGCTCGCTGCCGTCGGTCTGCAGGTGGTTCTCCCGGGTGAGGGCGATGAACGCGCCGTAGGCCTCGAGCTCGTCGGCGTACGGCAGCCGCTCCCGGGTCTGCGCCGAGGCGGCGATCCGCAGCAGGGGCTCGGTGCCGGTGCGCCGGGCGTACCTGAGCATCGACACGAACGGGACGACGCCGGAGCCGCCGGCCACGCACAGCGCCGGGGTGGTGCCGCCCCAGACGAACCACCGCCCGATCGGGCCACGCGCCTCCAGCACGTCACCCACCTCGACCACCTCGTGCAGGAACGAGGAGACCTCGCCCCGCGGCAGGCACTCGACCATCAGCTCGACGAGCGGGTCGTCGGGATCGGACGCGATCGAGTACGAGCGCTGGGCCGTGTAGCCGTCGGGCGCGCGCAGCCTGACGACGTAGTGCTGCCCGGGGACGTGCGGTGTGCGGTCCGCGACCTCGAGGCGCAGCTTGACGAAGTCCTGGCCGAGACGCTCGACCTCGCGCACCACTGCGGTGGTCCACGAGCTCGCGACCGGCGTCGGGACGATCTGGGTCATGCGTCGCCCTGGTAGCGCTGCTCGAGCCACGGGTCGCCGCGGTCGTGGTAGCCGTTGCGCTCCCAGAACCCCTGCTCGTCGTGGTCACGCAGCTCGAGGCGGGTGATCCACTTCGCGGACTTCCAGAAGTACAGGTGGGGCACCAGCAGGCGCACCGGGCCGCCGTGCTCGGGCGTGAGCGGCTTCCCGTCGAAGTCCCACACGATCCAGGCCTTGCCGTCGGTGATGTCCGCGAGCGGCAGGTTGGTCGTGTAGCCGGTGGTCGAGGTCGCGAACACGTGCGTGGCCTCGGGCTTGACGCCGGTGACCTCGAGCAGCGAGTCGACGCTGACACCCGAGAACGTGGTGTCGAACTTCGACCACGTCGTGACGCAGTGGATGTCGCCGAAGTAGGAGTCGGCCGGCAGCGCGTGGATGCCGCGCCAGTCCCACGTCGTGGGCTGCTCGACGAGGCCGTCGAGCGTCAACGTCCACTCGTCGACGTCGATCTGCGGGGTCAGCTCGGCGGTCAGGGTCGGCCACCCCGCCCCGGTGTCGTGCTGGCCGGGCGGCAGCCGGTCGTTGCCGCCCCCGCGGGGGCGTCCGGTGAATCCACGGGTCACGGGCATCAGCTGTGCTCCTTCAGGAACGGCAGCCATGCATCGACCAGGGCTGCGGGATTCTCGACGGCAGGGGAGTGCGCCGAGTCGGGGACGACGTGGATCCGCGTCCCGAGGCGTCCGGCCATGTCGGCCTGGACGTCGTGCGGCCACGCGTCGTCGTCGGCGCCGCGACCCACCCAGACCGGGAGGCCGGTGGCCGCGACCTGCTCGACGACGTCGGGTGCGTCGATGAGCAGCTGGGTCATCGCCCGCAGCGAGCGCGGGTCGTTGGCGGTGAACCGCTTGGCCAGGAACGAGGTGATCTGGGCGGGACGCTTGACGCCCTGCTCCCGGAGCTCGTGCAGCTGCAGCAGCGGCACCTTGCCGATCGCGGCCACGAGCTTCTTGAGCGGCCGGCGGTCGTCGTCGCCGAGGGCGCCGGGGCCCGAGCAGAGCAGGCTGAGGGTCCGCAGGTCTGCCGCGCCGAGGACCGCCGCCTGCTGGGCGACGAGGCCGCCGAACGAGTGCCCCAGCACGTGGCTGCCGTCCGCGCTGACGGCCCGGCTCAGGTGCAGCGCGTTGGCCGCATAGCGCTCGAGGGAGTAGTCGGCTGCCGGCGCGCTCTCGTACTGGCCGGCCTGGTCGTACGCCGTGACGTCGTAGCCCGCCGCCGCCAGGAGGGGCAGCACGGGGGTGAAGTCCTCCTTGCTGCCGGTCCAGCCCGGGACCAGCAGCACGTGACCGACCCGGGTGCCCACCGCGGACGCGCTGAGGGCTGCGATGTCTCCGTCGAGTCCCGCGAGGACCTCGCTGCGTACGCCCGCGGGGAGCTCGAGCGTCCGCGGGACGCTCATCGTCCGCGCCGGGCGATGCGGGTGACCAGTGACTTGGGCATGTGCTGGGCGAGGCTGGCCAGGACCTTGTAGCGGAACGACGGGATCGAGACGGTCTTGTCGTGCTGGAGGTCGCGCAGCGACGCCGCGACGACCCGGTCGGCGTCGAGCCACATCCACCGGGGGACGTCGGAGACGTCCATCTGGCCGCGCGGGTGGAACTCGGTGCGGACGAAGCCGGGGCACAGCGCCTGCACGGAGATGTTGACGTCGTCGTAGTGGATGTCGGCCCACTGGGAGAGGTTGAGCAGCCACGCCTTGTGTGCGGAGTAGACCCCGCGGGGAGTGAATGCCGCGACGCTGGACACGTTGATGATCTTGCCACCGCCGCGACCGGCCATGGTCTTGATCGCGGCGTCCATGAGGTGCATGGGCGCGCGGACCAGGAGGTCGAGCTGGTAGTCCTCGTCGACGATGTCGGTCGTGCCGAACCACCCCGCCAGAGAGGCGCCGGCGTTGTTGACGAGCAGGTCGACCGGCCGGGCGGTGTCGGTCAGCGCGTTCGCGGTTGCCTGCATGCCCTCGGACGTGGCCAGGTCGGCGGTCACGACGTCCACCTCGACGCGGTGCTTGCTGCGAAGATCGGCCGCGATCTGCTCGAGCTTGTCGGTGGTGCGGGCCACGATCACCAGGTCGTGCCCTCGCTTGGCGAGCTCCCTCGCGAAGGCGTTGCCGATCCCTGAAGTTGCCCCGGTGACCAGCGCACGACGTGTCATGGACCAAGCATGCCAAACGTGTCAGCGCATCGCGGGCCAGGCCGCCGTCATCGATGACACAATGGCCGCGTGACGACGACGATCGCAGTGGCGAACCAGAAAGGTGGCGTCGCGAAGACGACCACCGTGGTGTCCCTCGGGGCGGCGCTCGTCGAGCTCGGTCAGCGCGTCCTGCTGGTCGACGTCGACCCGCAGGGCAGCCTCACGTTCTCCCTCGGCATCGATCCGGAGGACCTCGACGTGAGCGTCGCGGAGGTGCTGCTCGGCACCAAGCTGGCCGACGACGCGATCGTCATCACCGACGACGGCATGCACCTGCTGCCCGCGAACATCACGCTGACCCAGGCCGAGGAGAGCCTCCTCGGGCGGACCGGACGCGAGCAGCGCCTGCGGGTCGCGCTGGACAAGGTCGCGGACGACTACGACTGGATCGTCATCGACTGCCCGCCGACCCTCGGTGTCCTCACGGTCGGGGCGCTGTCCGCGGCCCAGCAGGTGCTGATCCCGCTGCAGGCCGAGACGTTGTCGCACCGGGGGGTCGGGCAGCTGCTCGACACGATCCACGACGTCCGGCAGTTCATCAACCCGGGCCTGGACATCCTCGGCGTGCTGCCCACGATGTACGACGGCCGCACCCGGCACGCCCAGAACGTCCTCGCCGCGATCGAGGAGACCTACGGGTTGCCGGTCGTGCGCCCGCCGATCCCCAAGACGATCAAGTTCGCCGAGGCCCCCGCGATCGGCCGATCGGTCCTGTCGACCGCTCGCAACCACAAGGGCGCCCAGGCGTACCGCGAGGTGGCGGCGGGCCTGCTCGCGTCCGGCAAGGACACGGCCGGCACGAGGGCCTGACCCCGCGGAGTGCCGGCGGTGCCCTCGCTAGGATGGTGACGTGTCCAAGCATCGCGCGCCTCGACTGGCCGCTCGTCGTGGACGGGCCGGCGCCCTCGCCCTTGCTCTCGGCGTCACCCTCGCCGTGGGCGGCGCAGCAGTAGGCGTCCTGCCGCAGCTGACCGCGGAGAAGGCATCGGCCGATCAGGCCGCGAGCCGGCCGTCAGTGTCGTCGCCGATCGAGACGGCCTCGCTCGACAAGATCCTGACCACCGGCCCGGCGTCCGCGGACGCCGAGCGCACCGCGAAGGTGTCCGCCGCGGCCGACCGCGCCGATCCCGCGCCACCGCCCGGATCGGGTGAGGGCCGGCGCATCGTGTTCGACCAGGGCGACCAGCGGGTGTGGCTGATCCGGAGCGACGAATCGGTCGAGCGCACCTACCGGGTATCGGGCAGCAAGTTCGAGAACCTCGAGCCCGGCTCGTACGAGGTGCTGTCCAAGACGCGCCACGCGACCGCGTTCGATGCGAGCGGCACGATGGAGTACTTCGTGCGGTTCGCGACCGGTTTCAGCGAGCCGATCGGGTTCCACTCGGTGCCCCGCGACAACTCCGGCAAGCTCGAGCAGACCCGGTCGCAGCTCGGTCAGCGGCTCTCGGCGGGCTGCGTGCGCCAGTGGAAGCCCGACGCGATCGCGCTGTGGGACTTCGCCCCCGTCGGCACCCAGGTCGTCGTCACCGCCTGACGCCTCCCGCCCCCCGCACCGATCTTTCGGCCTTTCGGCAGCCGGCACAGCAGGAACGTCGAAGGATCCGTCCCCGGGGGGACGGATCCTTCGACGTTGGTGCTGCTCTGACGACGTCAACGTCGTCAGATCGGTCCTACTCGGACTTGGCGACCGGGTCGCCGCCGCGCGAGCGCGTGCGGTTGCGGTTGCGCTTGCGGGGGGTGCGGGTCGCACCGTCGCCCGCGGGGGCGGACGCCGACGAGGGCTGCGCCTGCTTGTCGCCGCCACCGTTGCTCGAGCCGCGGTCGCTGCCGTTGCTCGAGCTGCGGTCGCCACCGGAGCGGCCACCGCGGTCGCTGCTGCGTCCACCGCCGCTGCGGCCACGGCCGCCACGGTCGTCGTCCTTCTTGGGCTCGCGCGGCGCGGGAGGCTTGAGGCGTCCCTTGACGTTGCGGTCGATGCCGAGGTCGTGGAACAGGTGGTCCGACGTCGAGTACGTCTCCTGCGGCTCGTCGAACGGCAGCCCGAGCGCCTTGTTGATGAGCTTCCAGCGGGTGATGTCGGCCCAGTCGACGAACGTCACCGCGATGCCGGACGCGCCTGCGCGGCCCGTACGACCGATCCGGTGGACGTACGTCTTGTCGTCCTCGGGGCAGTTGTAGTTGATGACGTGCGTGATGCCGGCGACGTCGATGCCGCGGGCGGCGACGTCGGTCGCGACGAGGATGTCGATCTTGCCCTCGCGGAAGCGGGTCAGCGCCTTCTCACGGGCCGGCTGCGCCATGTCGCCGTGCAGCGGCGAGGCCGGGAAGCCGCGGTCGATGAGCTCATCGGCGACCCGCTGCGCCGTGCGCTTGGTGCGGGTGAAGATGATGACGCGGCCCACGTCGTCGGCCTGCAGGATGCGGCCCACGATCTCGGGCTTGTCCATGTCGTGCGCCTGCCAGACGAACTGTGCCGTCGCCGGCACCATCTGGCTGTCGTCGTCGCCGGACTCGGCGCGGATGTTCATCGGGTGGCGCATGTGCTTGCGCGCCAGACCGACGATCGCGCCGGGCATCGTCGCGGAGAACAACATCGTCTGGCGCGTCTCGGGCGTCTTGGCCAGGAGCGACTCGACGTCGGGCAGGAAGCCCAGGTCGAGCATCTCGTCGGCCTCGTCGAGGACGAGCGACTTGACGTGCGACAGGTCGAGGACGCCGCGGTTGGCCAGGTCGAGCAGACGACCGGGCGTGCCGATGACGATGTCGACGCCGGCCTCGAGCGCGTCTAGCTGCGTCTCGTAGGGGACGCCGCCGTAGATCGTCAGGTTGCGGGTGCCGCGACGCTTCGACGCGACCGCGATGTCGCTGGCGACCTGGATCGCGAGCTCACGGGTCGGCGCGACGATGAGCGCCTGGGGCTTGCCCGCGACGACCTGGTCGTAGTCGGGGTCGTGGGGCGCGACCGTGCGCTGGATGACGGGGATGCCGAACGCCAGCGTCTTGCCCGTGCCGGTGCGTGCCTGGCCGATGAGGTCGGTGCCCATGAGGGCGACGCCGAGCGTCATCTCCTGGATGGGGAAAGCTTCGATGATGCCGACGTCAACGAGTGCGTCGGCGATCTCGGGCATGACGCCCAGATCTTTGAACGTAGTCAGGGTCTTCTCGAATTCTTCAGATTCGTGGGATTTCCGCTCCCAGTCTAACGTCTGGGGCGAGCACGCCACGCGCTACGCTGCACAGTCATGGCCACCAAGGACGTTCAGCCCCCCTCGACGATGGATGATCCGGTCTACCGGACGGGCGTGCTGGAGCTGCTCGGCCTGCTCGCGTACGGCGAGATCAGCGCGTGCGAGCGGCTCGCCGAGGACGCCAAGATGGCCCCGGACCTGGAGCACAAGGTCGAGATCGCCGCGATGGCGACGGCCGAGTTCCACCACTTCGAGAAGCTGCGCGACCGGCTCGTCGAGATGGGCGAGGACCCGTTCGCGGTCATGCTGCCCTTCGCGGCGACGTTCGAGCGGTTCCACCGCCAGACCAGGCCGTCGGACTGGCTCGAGGGCCTCGTCAAGGCGTACGTCGGCGACGGGCTGGCGGCCGACTTCTACCGCGAGATCGCGGCGTACCTGGATCCGGACACCCGCACGCTGGTGCTGGACACGCTGAGCGGCACGGGCCACTCCGACTTCGTCGTCGACGCGATCCGCCGGGCGATCGACGAGGACCACCGGGTCGGCGGACGGCTCGCGCTGTGGGGTCGCCGGTTGATGGGCGAGGCCCTCAGCCAGGCGCAGATGGTCGTGGCCGAGCGCGATGCGCTGAGCACGGTGCTGGTCGGCGGGGTCGACCACCCCGGCATGGACCTGGCCGCGATCGGGCGGATGTTCACCCGCCTCACCGAGGCCCACGCCGCGAGGATGGACAAGCTGGGCCTCGCGGCGTAGGCCGGGGGCGCTACTTCGAGGCGGCGGTGACGGCCTCGCTGGCCGCCAGGCCGAAGCCGACCTTGCGGCCCACGTCGGAGGTGAAGTCGAGGTAGGCGACCTTCTCGGCCGGAACCGCGACCGTACGGCCCTTGGCGTCGGTCAGGGTGAACACGGTGCCGTCCTTGAGTGCCTGGTCGAGCAGCGCCAGCACGGCGGCGGGCTCCTCCTCGGTCGACACGGACAGCTCACGGGGCGCGTACTGCACGCCGATCTTGACCTCCACGGTCACTCATCTCCTTGCATGTTGTCGTCTTCGTTGCGGGGGAACCCGCCGATGCCGCGCCAGGCCAGTGCCGCGACGAGCTGGACGGCCTCGTCGCGGGTCAGGCTGGAGTCCTGGGAGAGCCAGTTGCGCGCGCCCACGTGGCCCATGCCGACCAGGCTCACGGCCAGCAGGTGGGAGGCCGCGTCCGGCAGTCCGGTGTCGTCACGGATGACCTCGGCGACCAGGGCGGCGGACTCCTCGACGACCCGGTCGACCTGCTCGCGCACCGACGGATCGCTCGTCAGGTCCGACTCGAACACGAGCCGGAACGCGGCGCCGCGGTCGCCGACGTAGTCGTACCAGAGCTCCATCGTGGCCTGGACGCGTCGGCGGTTGTCCTGCGTGGAGGCGAGCGCCGTGCGGACCCCGTCGATGACGGTGTCGCAGGACGTCTCGAGCAGCGCGAGGTACAGATCGAGCTTGCCGGGGAAGTGCTGGTAGAGGACGGGCTTGGAGACGCCCGCACGCTCGGCGATCTCGTCCATCGAGGCCGAGTGGTAGCCCTGCTCGACGAAGACCTCGAGCGCGACCTCGAGCAGCTGGGCCCGGCGCGCGGTGCGCGGCAGGCGGCTCGTGCGCGTACGCATCGGGATGGCTTCAGTCACGCGATCAGCCTACTGGCCCCGCCCACGATCCGGACGGGAGGCGCAGGTGGGTGGCAGGACCGGGAACAATGGAGGGCAGCGTCGGCGTTGTGCCGAACACCAGAGCTTCATCGCACCACCAGAGGAGAACCCGTGGTCGCCCCACTCGTGGAACCCGCCGAAGAGCTGACCATCGACGAGGTACGTCGCTACAGCCGGCACCTGATCATCCCCGACGTCGGGATGACCGGACAGAAGCGCCTCAAGAACGCCAAGGTGCTGGTCATCGGCGCCGGCGGCCTCGGCAGCCCTGCCCTGCTCTACCTGGCCGCGGCCGGCGTGGGCACCCTCGGCATCATCGACGACGACGTCGTCGACGAGTCCAACCTGCAGCGCCAGATCATCCACGGCCAGTCCGACATCGACAAGCCGAAGGCCGAGTCGGCTGCGGCCTCGGTGGCCGAGACCAACCCGTACGTCAAGACGATCGTGCACAACGAGCGCCTCGACAACGACAACGTCCTGGAGATCTTCAGCCAGTACGACCTCATCGTCGACGGCACCGACAACTTCGCGACGCGCTACCTCGTCAACGACGCCGCCGTGATCCTCGGCAAGCCGTACGTCTGGGGCTCGATCTACCGCTTCGAAGGTCAGGTGTCGGTGTTCTGGGCGCAGGAGGGGCCGCAGTACCGCGATCTCTACCCCGAGCCGCCGCCGCCGGGCATGGTCCCGTCGTGCGCCGAGGGTGGCGTGCTGGGCGTGCTGTGCGCCTCGATCGGCTCGATCATGGTCACCGAGGCCATCAAGCTGATCACCGGCATCGGTGACCCGCTCATCGGCCGCCTGATGGTCTACGACGCGCTGGAGATGCGCTACCAGACGCTGAACATCCGCCGGGACCCGAACGGCGTCCTGCCGACCGAGCTGATGAGCGACTACGAGGCGTTCTGCGGCGCGATCAGCGAGGAGGCCGCCGACGCGGCCGCCGACTCGACGATCTCGGTCGCGACGCTGGACGGGTGGCTGAAGGAGCGCAACGACGGCGGCCGCGACTTCGTGCTGGTCGACGTCCGCGAGCCGGGCGAGTACGAGATCAACAAGATCCCCGGCTCGGTGCTCATCCCCAAGGGCGAGTTCCTCAACGGCAAGGCGCTCGAGCAGCTGCCGGACGACAAGCAGATCGTGCTGCACTGCAAGTCCGGCGTCCGCTCCGCCGAGGCGCTGGCCGTGCTCAAGGGAGCGGGCTACAAGGACGCCGTGCACGTGGGCGGCGGTGTCGTGGCCTGGGTCAACCAGATCGACCCCAGCCAGCCGACGTACTGACGCAGCAACCCCGCTGGAGGAGCTGGCGATGAGCCCGGACTTCACCGAGCGGGTCCTGGACCTGGTCGAGCGGATACCGCCCGGCCAGGTCCTGTCGTACGGGCTGATCGCCGAGATCTTGCAGGACGGTGGGCCGCGCCAGGTGGGCCGGGTGATGGCCCTGGAGGGTGCAGCGGTGCCGTGGTGGCGGGTCGTCCGCGTGGACGGCAGCCTGCCCGCCTCGCACGCGATCGACGCCCAGGCGCACTACCGCGACGAGGGGACGCCGATGCGGGCGAACGGCTCGGCGGTCGACATGCGCGAGGCGCTCTGGCGGTTCGAGCGCTGAGTGTCGGACCCGTCTGGTGAGATGGGGTCATGACGATCGAGTACGAGCTGGGTGCACCGCAGGCCGCACCCTCGGTCCCTCGGCTCGACGTCGAGCAGCGCAGCGTCGTCGAGCACCCCGGCGGTCCGCTCCTGGTGCTCGCGGGCCCCGGCGCGGGCAAGACCTCGACGCTCGTCGAGGTCGTGGCCGATCGGGTCGACCGGGGCTACGCGCCCGAGGAGATCCTCGTCCTGACCTTCAGCCGCAAGGCCGCCGACGAGCTGAAGTCGCGCATCGGGCGGCGCCTCGACCGCACGACGGCCACGACGCCGGCGATGACCTTCCACTCCTTCTGCTACGCCCTGGTGCGCCAGCTGCAGACCGAGAGCGAGTTCTCCCGGCCCCTGCAGCTGCTGAGCGCCCCCGAGCAGGACGCGATCATCCAGCGGCTGCTGGGTGAGGGCGACGCCGAGCAGTGGCCCGCCCTGATGCGGCCCGCCCTGCGCACGCGGGGGCTCGCCGACGAGATGCAGCACTTCATGGCCACTGCCCGGTCCCGCAACATGGATGACGTCGACGTTCTGCGGCTCGGCGAGGCGTCGGGCCGCGAGGAGTGGAAGGCTGCCGCCCGCTTCTTCGACGAGTACACCGGCGTCGCGGCCCTGCAGAACACGATCGACTACTCCGATCTCGTCTTCCAGGCCGTCCAGCTGCTGCGCGATCCCGCCCACCGCGAGCGCCTGCGCCAGACCTACCGGCTCGTGGTGGTCGACGAGTACCAGGACACCGACCCCCTGCAGGTCGAGCTGCTGCAGGCGCTGGCCGGCGACGGACGCGACCTGGTGGTCGTGGGCGATCCCTATCAGTCGATCTACGGCTTCCGGGGCGCCGACGTGCGCGGCATCCTCGACTTCCGGCACGAGTTCCCGCAGGCCGACGGGTCCCCGGCCGATCTGGTGGTGATCACGAGCACGAGTCGTTACGGCGAGAAGATCTCGGCCGCGGTCGCCTCGATCGTGTCCAACCGCGGCGTCCTCGGCCCGGTCGACGGTCGTGACTTCGAGGGGCTGCGCCACCTCGCGCCGCGGCGCCATCTCGAGGGAGACGTCCACGTCGAGACCTTCGTGACGCCGACCGCCGAGGCCGAGCACGTGGCGCTGATCCTGCGCGAGCAGCGACTCTC contains these protein-coding regions:
- a CDS encoding alpha/beta fold hydrolase, whose amino-acid sequence is MSVPRTLELPAGVRSEVLAGLDGDIAALSASAVGTRVGHVLLVPGWTGSKEDFTPVLPLLAAAGYDVTAYDQAGQYESAPAADYSLERYAANALHLSRAVSADGSHVLGHSFGGLVAQQAAVLGAADLRTLSLLCSGPGALGDDDRRPLKKLVAAIGKVPLLQLHELREQGVKRPAQITSFLAKRFTANDPRSLRAMTQLLIDAPDVVEQVAATGLPVWVGRGADDDAWPHDVQADMAGRLGTRIHVVPDSAHSPAVENPAALVDAWLPFLKEHS
- a CDS encoding FAD-binding oxidoreductase; the protein is MTQIVPTPVASSWTTAVVREVERLGQDFVKLRLEVADRTPHVPGQHYVVRLRAPDGYTAQRSYSIASDPDDPLVELMVECLPRGEVSSFLHEVVEVGDVLEARGPIGRWFVWGGTTPALCVAGGSGVVPFVSMLRYARRTGTEPLLRIAASAQTRERLPYADELEAYGAFIALTRENHLQTDGSERVAAHIYPEEIVPLAEGIERAYVCGSVGFVSFVGRILGEAGVRSDTVRVEQFGPTS
- a CDS encoding ParA family protein, which produces MTTTIAVANQKGGVAKTTTVVSLGAALVELGQRVLLVDVDPQGSLTFSLGIDPEDLDVSVAEVLLGTKLADDAIVITDDGMHLLPANITLTQAEESLLGRTGREQRLRVALDKVADDYDWIVIDCPPTLGVLTVGALSAAQQVLIPLQAETLSHRGVGQLLDTIHDVRQFINPGLDILGVLPTMYDGRTRHAQNVLAAIEETYGLPVVRPPIPKTIKFAEAPAIGRSVLSTARNHKGAQAYREVAAGLLASGKDTAGTRA
- a CDS encoding MGMT family protein; its protein translation is MSPDFTERVLDLVERIPPGQVLSYGLIAEILQDGGPRQVGRVMALEGAAVPWWRVVRVDGSLPASHAIDAQAHYRDEGTPMRANGSAVDMREALWRFER
- a CDS encoding L,D-transpeptidase gives rise to the protein MSKHRAPRLAARRGRAGALALALGVTLAVGGAAVGVLPQLTAEKASADQAASRPSVSSPIETASLDKILTTGPASADAERTAKVSAAADRADPAPPPGSGEGRRIVFDQGDQRVWLIRSDESVERTYRVSGSKFENLEPGSYEVLSKTRHATAFDASGTMEYFVRFATGFSEPIGFHSVPRDNSGKLEQTRSQLGQRLSAGCVRQWKPDAIALWDFAPVGTQVVVTA
- a CDS encoding sulfite oxidase-like oxidoreductase, which codes for MPVTRGFTGRPRGGGNDRLPPGQHDTGAGWPTLTAELTPQIDVDEWTLTLDGLVEQPTTWDWRGIHALPADSYFGDIHCVTTWSKFDTTFSGVSVDSLLEVTGVKPEATHVFATSTTGYTTNLPLADITDGKAWIVWDFDGKPLTPEHGGPVRLLVPHLYFWKSAKWITRLELRDHDEQGFWERNGYHDRGDPWLEQRYQGDA
- a CDS encoding SDR family NAD(P)-dependent oxidoreductase; translated protein: MTRRALVTGATSGIGNAFARELAKRGHDLVIVARTTDKLEQIAADLRSKHRVEVDVVTADLATSEGMQATANALTDTARPVDLLVNNAGASLAGWFGTTDIVDEDYQLDLLVRAPMHLMDAAIKTMAGRGGGKIINVSSVAAFTPRGVYSAHKAWLLNLSQWADIHYDDVNISVQALCPGFVRTEFHPRGQMDVSDVPRWMWLDADRVVAASLRDLQHDKTVSIPSFRYKVLASLAQHMPKSLVTRIARRGR
- a CDS encoding TetR/AcrR family transcriptional regulator, which gives rise to MRTRTSRLPRTARRAQLLEVALEVFVEQGYHSASMDEIAERAGVSKPVLYQHFPGKLDLYLALLETSCDTVIDGVRTALASTQDNRRRVQATMELWYDYVGDRGAAFRLVFESDLTSDPSVREQVDRVVEESAALVAEVIRDDTGLPDAASHLLAVSLVGMGHVGARNWLSQDSSLTRDEAVQLVAALAWRGIGGFPRNEDDNMQGDE
- a CDS encoding DUF3107 domain-containing protein, which gives rise to MTVEVKIGVQYAPRELSVSTEEEPAAVLALLDQALKDGTVFTLTDAKGRTVAVPAEKVAYLDFTSDVGRKVGFGLAASEAVTAASK
- a CDS encoding DEAD/DEAH box helicase; the protein is MPEIADALVDVGIIEAFPIQEMTLGVALMGTDLIGQARTGTGKTLAFGIPVIQRTVAPHDPDYDQVVAGKPQALIVAPTRELAIQVASDIAVASKRRGTRNLTIYGGVPYETQLDALEAGVDIVIGTPGRLLDLANRGVLDLSHVKSLVLDEADEMLDLGFLPDVESLLAKTPETRQTMLFSATMPGAIVGLARKHMRHPMNIRAESGDDDSQMVPATAQFVWQAHDMDKPEIVGRILQADDVGRVIIFTRTKRTAQRVADELIDRGFPASPLHGDMAQPAREKALTRFREGKIDILVATDVAARGIDVAGITHVINYNCPEDDKTYVHRIGRTGRAGASGIAVTFVDWADITRWKLINKALGLPFDEPQETYSTSDHLFHDLGIDRNVKGRLKPPAPREPKKDDDRGGRGRSGGGRSSDRGGRSGGDRSSSNGSDRGSSNGGGDKQAQPSSASAPAGDGATRTPRKRNRNRTRSRGGDPVAKSE
- a CDS encoding ferritin-like fold-containing protein; this encodes MATKDVQPPSTMDDPVYRTGVLELLGLLAYGEISACERLAEDAKMAPDLEHKVEIAAMATAEFHHFEKLRDRLVEMGEDPFAVMLPFAATFERFHRQTRPSDWLEGLVKAYVGDGLAADFYREIAAYLDPDTRTLVLDTLSGTGHSDFVVDAIRRAIDEDHRVGGRLALWGRRLMGEALSQAQMVVAERDALSTVLVGGVDHPGMDLAAIGRMFTRLTEAHAARMDKLGLAA
- the moeZ gene encoding adenylyltransferase/sulfurtransferase MoeZ codes for the protein MVAPLVEPAEELTIDEVRRYSRHLIIPDVGMTGQKRLKNAKVLVIGAGGLGSPALLYLAAAGVGTLGIIDDDVVDESNLQRQIIHGQSDIDKPKAESAAASVAETNPYVKTIVHNERLDNDNVLEIFSQYDLIVDGTDNFATRYLVNDAAVILGKPYVWGSIYRFEGQVSVFWAQEGPQYRDLYPEPPPPGMVPSCAEGGVLGVLCASIGSIMVTEAIKLITGIGDPLIGRLMVYDALEMRYQTLNIRRDPNGVLPTELMSDYEAFCGAISEEAADAAADSTISVATLDGWLKERNDGGRDFVLVDVREPGEYEINKIPGSVLIPKGEFLNGKALEQLPDDKQIVLHCKSGVRSAEALAVLKGAGYKDAVHVGGGVVAWVNQIDPSQPTY